Proteins encoded by one window of Primulina huaijiensis isolate GDHJ02 chromosome 1, ASM1229523v2, whole genome shotgun sequence:
- the LOC140987143 gene encoding CBL-interacting protein kinase 2-like has protein sequence MERQGSMLMQRYEVGKLLGQGTFAKVYHARNLKTNMSVAVKIVDKEKIYKAGMIDQIKREISVMRLVTHPNIVQLYEVMASKTKIFFVMEYVKGGELFNKVAKGKLKEDAAKKYFQQLISAVDFCHSRGVYHRDLKPENLLLDENGNLKVSDFGLSALAESKRQDGLLHTTCGTPAYVAPEVINRRGYDGSKADIWSCGVILYVLLAGYLPFHDSNLMEMYRKIGKAEFKFPNWISPDARKLISKMLDPDPNTRISMSKIMEKSWFRKGFQSKIPRTDAYSKNSNIETEKETAIDADATMKTDLDRLISLNAFDIISLSAGFDLSGLFEKNDRKRELRFTSNQPAKDIISKMEDLAKRLKLKIMKKDGGLLKLEGSKAGRKGVLSIEAEIFEIAPDFHLVEMKKTNGDTLEFQKMMKQDVRPSLKDIVWTWQGDQLLADQQLELSESEPSQVPQLQDHSP, from the coding sequence ATGGAAAGGCAAGGAAGTATGTTGATGCAACGGTACGAGGTTGGGAAATTACTGGGGCAAGGGACCTTTGCCAAGGTTTATCATGCAAGAAACCTCAAAACCAATATGAGTGTGGCAGTGAAGATAGTTGACAAAGAGAAGATTTACAAGGCTGGGATGATCGATCAAATCAAGCGTGAAATCTCTGTGATGAGACTTGTTACGCACCCCAACATCGTGCAGCTTTACGAGGTAATGGCCAGTAAAACCAAGATATTTTTCGTGATGGAATATGTTAAAGGAGGTGAACTTTTCAACAAGGTTGCCAAAGGGAAACTGAAAGAAGACGctgcaaaaaaatattttcaacagCTGATTAGTGCTGTAGATTTTTGCCATAGCAGAGGCGTTTATCACCGTGATCTCAAACCCGAGAACCTTCTTTTGGATGAAAACGGGAACTTGAAGGTTTCTGACTTTGGACTGAGTGCCCTTGCAGAATCCAAGCGACAGGATGGATTACTTCACACAACGTGTGGGACGCCTGCCTATGTTGCTCCAGAAGTTATTAACAGGAGAGGGTATGATGGATCCAAAGCAGATATCTGGTCATGTGGGGTGATCTTATATGTTCTGTTGGCTGGATATCTCCCTTTCCATGATTCAAATCTAATGGAGATGTACAGGAAAATAGGAAAGGCAGAGTTCAAGTTTCCAAACTGGATCTCTCCTGATGCTCGCAAGCTGATCTCCAAAATGCTGGATCCCGATCCAAACACCAGGATATCTATGTCCAAGATAATGGAAAAATCTTGGTTTCGTAAAGGTTTCCAATCCAAGATCCCAAGGACTGATGCATACTCCAAGAACAGCAATATAGAAACTGAGAAGGAAACAGCCATTGATGCCGATGCAACAATGAAGACAGATCTTGATAGGCTCATTTCCTTGAATGCCTTTGATATAATCTCCCTTTCAGCAGGTTTTGATTTGTCGGGCTTATTTGAGAAAAATGATAGAAAGAGAGAATTAAGGTTTACGTCCAATCAACCCGCTAAGGACATCATATCAAAGATGGAGGATTTGGCGAAGCGGCTGAAGCTGAAGATTATGAAGAAGGATGGAGGATTGCTAAAATTGGAAGGATCTAAAGCCGGAAGAAAAGGGGTGCTCTCTATTGAAGCAGAAATTTTCGAGATTGCACCAGATTTTCATTTAGTTGAGATGAAGAAGACCAACGGAGACACCTTGGAGTTTCAGAAGATGATGAAGCAGGACGTTAGGCCATCCCTGAAAGACATTGTTTGGACATGGCAGGGTGACCAGCTTCTTGCAGATCAGCAACTAGAGCTATCGGAGTCAGAGCCATCCCAAGTACCCCAGTTGCAGGATCACTCGCCTTAA
- the LOC140966253 gene encoding transcription repressor OFP1-like, protein MGNYRFRLSDLIPNSWFYKLKETNKTRKNQYKYPAPSSSPSPFAVTDPKTHLSDHRKSYHFTRDLTLSSNSPVKPRISDKQCSLVEPPRRSSRRRRSSTKRNRPPQRFVTSSVSADSSCRASIESAWTKPPGEPPSPRDLDQTSSSDYDSISPEYGSERGLTPDTFDGMLSCSTSCKCSVDNDTVSEHDHLPPIITKKLQEPTKILRPSADFSGRNAYGSLSVKVMKEDFSSTTSSSKDHQNKRITSPVRRHSQKASSPGLRLRTNSPRIGNLRIQARKNNTISSNSSSGSHRSVSESFAVMKSSKDPRRDFRESMVEMIVQNNIRASRDLEELLACYLSLNSDEYHDLIINVFKQIWFEFLHVRLK, encoded by the coding sequence ATGGGCAATTACAGATTCAGATTGTCTGACTTGATACCAAACTCCTGGTTTTACAAGCTTAAGGAGACcaacaaaacaagaaaaaatcaGTACAAATATCCCGCACCATCTTCTTCTCCTTCCCCATTCGCAGTTACAGACCCCAAAACACATCTTTCTGACCACAGAAAATCTTACCATTTCACGAGGGACCTCACTTTGAGCTCCAATTCTCCTGTCAAACCAAGAATTTCGGACAAACAGTGCTCTCTCGTGGAACCTCCGAGAAGATCAtccagaagaagaagaagtagcACTAAAAGGAATAGACCGCCACAAAGGTTCGTTACTTCGTCAGTCTCCGCCGATTCAAGCTGCCGGGCCTCCATAGAATCCGCCTGGACTAAGCCTCCGGGGGAGCCCCCGAGTCCCCGTGATCTTGATCAAACTTCATCCTCTGATTACGATTCCATCTCTCCGGAATATGGCTCAGAACGTGGCCTGACCCCCGATACATTCGACGGCATGCTTTCTTGTTCCACCTCCTGCAAATGCAGCGTTGACAACGACACAGTTTCTGAGCACGATCATCTCCCGCCAATCATCACCAAGAAATTACAAGAGCCGACCAAGATTCTCAGGCCCTCGGCCGATTTTTCCGGGAGAAATGCGTATGGGTCCCTGTCTGTTAAGGTAATGAAAGAAGACTTCTCGAGCACCACTAGCAGCAGCAAAGATCATCAAAACAAGAGAATTACGAGCCCCGTCAGACGACATTCACAGAAAGCATCGTCACCTGGCCTAAGGCTCCGCACGAACTCTCCAAGAATCGGAAACCTACGGATTCAAGCTAGGAAGAACAATACTATAAGTTCGAATTCAAGCTCGGGTTCCCATCGAAGTGTCTCGGAGAGCTTTGCGGTGATGAAATCTTCCAAAGATCCCCGGAGGGATTTCAGAGAATCAATGGTGGAGATGATCGTACAGAACAACATCAGAGCTTCCAGGGACTTGGAAGAGCTTCTGGCGTGTTACCTGTCGTTGAATTCTGATGAGTACCACGATCTCATCATCAATGTTTTCAAACAAATTTGGTTTGAGTTTCTCCATGTTCGTCtcaagtaa